TTTGATTTTCGCCACAACCACAGCGCCAGGAGCAACCTGCAGCCAGTTGCCGAACACGGTCTTGCCGAACTCGCGGGTGATGCGCGTGCCGCTCGCCTCATCAATGATCACCTTGCCTTCAATGCGAGCAAGCTCTTCATCGTCCTGGTAATATACCTGCGGAGTTTCAAATAAATTTGATGCCGGCGCTTTGGTTCCGGTAAATGAAACAAGCTCGCTGCCATCGGGGGCGTACACGCGCACATAGTCCACGTTGTTTACGCCGGTGAACGCATCACCAAGGTCCCCGCGGTGCTCGCGGATGATGGTGAGTTCTGTTGTGGCCCTGCCTTCATCATCAATCACCACTTCCTGGCTCCAGGATTCACTGATCACCCCGTCGGTCTTGCCGCCGCCGATGTTCGCGTGGACCACGGAGAGGTAATCCGTGCTCGCGGATGCAATGCCCGGCTGCCAGCCCCGGGCTCTGAACGACTCGTTTGCCTCCTGGTCCGCAAAGTAGAGCAGAATGTTCTTTTGGCTGATTTCAGACCTGATGAGCCCGAGGAGTTCAAGCGCGCGTTCCCCGCTTGAGGCGAGCACGGATTCCAGGACGCGCGGCAATAATTCCCCGATGTACGCCTTTGGCTTGTTCTCTTCTTTATCATACTCAAGCTCAACCGCAGTTTGGATTTCGGAAATCACGTTTTCGCTGGTAAGCGTTACCCCCTGCTCCGGGAATGCCACGGGCCCGGTGATTGCCAAGAGCTTTTCCAGGGTGGTTGCCTGCACCGCAATCACCCCGTCCACCGTGGAGTAGCCGGCGTGCTCCAAAAACCAGACGACCTTTGCGGCGCTCGTTGGCCAGTCCGGGTACCAGTTCGCATCCTGCAGTTCCCAGCGGGCATTGATGAGGGAGAGCGGCTTTGGGGCTTTGACATGCTCCGAGAGATAGCCTTGGAAATCGTATGCCCCGCCGCCCGGAACCTCTATGTTCACAACCTGCCCGCCGGAAATATCCACGAACGCGAGGCTGCCGATGAACCCGCCCGCCGGGCGCAGCTCATTGTTGTTCTGGAAGAGCACGGCATAGCGCTTGAGCTCGCGTTCCCCGAGGAGCGTGGAGACTGTGCCCGTAAGCTGGAGCGTATCCTGGATCGCCGCATTCACGCGGGGCAGTGCCTCGGATGCAGCTGAAAATTTTTCGCGGTACTCTTCGGGCACGGCATTTGGGCTGACTGCCGAGAGGTGCGCTTCTGCGCTTGCCAAATGCGGCAGAGCGGCCTGGAGCGCTGAACTCAAGCTTGCGAGTGTTTCGGTCGGGCGTTCTCCCGCGCCCAAAGCGCGCGCTGCTTCCTCCAGGTACTGCCCGGCCTGGGCAAGCTCATCTCCGGCGCCGATCGCGTGCACGCCATCCTGGCCGGCCGGCAAAACTTCCACGAGCGCGCGCAAGGGTGCATTGAGGGAATCCAGGCTCTGCCGCGCCTGCTCAAAATTCGTCCTTGCCGCGGCAAGGTCCAGAAGGGCGATATTCTGGTAGCCTTCCTTGGTGGCTCCGAGGACCGATCCGCGCAGAAAGCTTATTTTTTCTGGAGCAGTCTCTAAAAACTTAACCGGCAACATCACGAACATGCCGATGAGGGCAAACGCCGCGAGCTTGCGGTAGAGGTGTTGCGGCGGGCGCGCGAACACGGAAAAATAATTGATAACTGCCTCTGCCGCGGCTTTGCCCGAACCCGCCGCAAGCAAGCCGAGAGCGCTGACCGCGCGGTAGACTCCGGCAACGCCGAGCGTCACGAGCTTGATGGGCACCACGAGCACTGCTTTGGCCACTGCGATGAGCGTAAAAAACGCCTGCTGGATTGCCCACGACACGAATCGGGCCGCTGCCCGGACCACGCTCTTGCTGCCCTTGTTTCCCGCCTCTATGAGGGAGAGGAGCACGGTACACGCAAGCAAAAATCCGAGCGGAATGGAAAGTACGAATTCAAACAGCCAGCGTATGGTTGCGAAAAAGGCGCGTATCACCCCGGCGCTCGTGCGGTCCATTATTTCCGAAAATGCGACAGGTTTTTGCTTTGCCCTGTGCTTTGATTTGCTTTTCCTCCCCAAGAGGTCAACCGTAACCCGGCCTGCGGCGTTTTTGTACGTTTCCGCGGCCTGGCTGCGCAAGCGCGCAACCTCCTTCTGCCACCGGGGATTGTCCGGAAGCACGCGGCTTGCGCTGCTTTTGCGGGCGGCCTGCTTGGGCGCGGCTTGTGCCCCTTTCTCCCACTCCCCGAGCAGGCGCACCACGTGCGGGGAGCGCGTGTTTTCGCCGTGGCGCACAGCCAGGACGTACGAGGGCGCGGCAGGCTTCTCTCTGCTTGGGGCCTTTAGGGCGCTCTCTTGTGCGGGCGCGGGCGCTTCCGTGGGCATGGTGCTCCTCGGTGCGCGTCGGTGTTCGTACCCGCGCTTGGTTACCAGAGCCTCGTAATCGTCGTGGTGGATCACCTTTTTGGTGATTGAAAAATCAAGATTGTCCTTGGCCTCCCGGGCAATTTTCCGTGATGACAGCGATTTTGATTTTAGCGGAGTTTTGTTTTCTTTTTTGGGCATGTGCGGTGATTATACCACAATACTGTCGTACACATCAACAGTCTCTTGCGCTGTCTTTTCCCAGGTAAACCGCTTTGCGCGCTCCCGGCCGAGAGATGCGATTTCGTCCGCAACTTTGTGCGAACTTCCAATGGCGTTGAGTTTGTCCGCAATGTCCGAGGCGCTGTCCGGATCAATATAGCACGCGCCCTCTGCCATGACCTCGGGCAGGCTCCCTGCTTTTGAGCACACAACCGGCACGCCCCGCAGCGCCGCTTCCAGGGGCGGCAAGCCAAACCCCTCGTAGCGGGACGGGAACACGAAGCACTTGGCGCTGCGGTACAGCCCGTCAAGCACGCTGTCCGAAACCTCGCCCGTAAAAATAACGCCGCGCCGAAACTCCGGCTCTGTAAGCGCGGCATCTGCGTACGCGCGAACCCGGCCGTAGAACGCATCCTCTCTGCCGGCGAGCACGAGCTGCCATCTGCGCCGGTGCTCGCGGCAGAGCAGTGCGTACGCATCAATCAGCTTTTCCAAATTTTTGTGCGGGTACGCGCTGCCCACGTACAAGAGGTACGGCCGGTCAATCCCGAACTTTTCAGCAAGCATCGCGTCAAACTGGGGCGTGTTGCGCAAGAGGCCTGTGCCCAAGAGCAGCTGCTCAACGCCCAAGTGCGTGACAATGATGTTCTCTTCGGGAACGTTAAGATGCCGCACAAGGTCCCGCTTGGTGAACTCCGAGACCGCGATGACTTTACGCGCTTTCTTAACCGCGTTCTTAAGCACCGCCTTGAGCCCCCATATTTTGATGCGGTGCTTCCACTTCGGCAGCTCGGTGGCGCGCTCCGAGGGAAAGTGGAACGCGATCAAATCGTGGATCGTGGCCACGTAGGGCACCGGGCACCAGTACGGCACGTTGAGGTGCGTAAAATGCATCGCATCAACGCCGCTCCTCCTAATGAGCCTGGGCATGCGCAGGTGCTCGGCTGGGCCGTAGTGCGGCACGTCCGCGCGGACAATGGTGAATTGATTTGGGTCCAGGCGGAGCGCGTCCGCAACAACGCT
This sequence is a window from Parcubacteria group bacterium. Protein-coding genes within it:
- a CDS encoding glycosyltransferase family 4 protein, which translates into the protein MRIGIDCRLYGTRHRGIGRYTEQLVLNIAKYPASHQYALFVPSVVADALRLDPNQFTIVRADVPHYGPAEHLRMPRLIRRSGVDAMHFTHLNVPYWCPVPYVATIHDLIAFHFPSERATELPKWKHRIKIWGLKAVLKNAVKKARKVIAVSEFTKRDLVRHLNVPEENIIVTHLGVEQLLLGTGLLRNTPQFDAMLAEKFGIDRPYLLYVGSAYPHKNLEKLIDAYALLCREHRRRWQLVLAGREDAFYGRVRAYADAALTEPEFRRGVIFTGEVSDSVLDGLYRSAKCFVFPSRYEGFGLPPLEAALRGVPVVCSKAGSLPEVMAEGACYIDPDSASDIADKLNAIGSSHKVADEIASLGRERAKRFTWEKTAQETVDVYDSIVV
- a CDS encoding DUF4012 domain-containing protein, coding for MPKKENKTPLKSKSLSSRKIAREAKDNLDFSITKKVIHHDDYEALVTKRGYEHRRAPRSTMPTEAPAPAQESALKAPSREKPAAPSYVLAVRHGENTRSPHVVRLLGEWEKGAQAAPKQAARKSSASRVLPDNPRWQKEVARLRSQAAETYKNAAGRVTVDLLGRKSKSKHRAKQKPVAFSEIMDRTSAGVIRAFFATIRWLFEFVLSIPLGFLLACTVLLSLIEAGNKGSKSVVRAAARFVSWAIQQAFFTLIAVAKAVLVVPIKLVTLGVAGVYRAVSALGLLAAGSGKAAAEAVINYFSVFARPPQHLYRKLAAFALIGMFVMLPVKFLETAPEKISFLRGSVLGATKEGYQNIALLDLAAARTNFEQARQSLDSLNAPLRALVEVLPAGQDGVHAIGAGDELAQAGQYLEEAARALGAGERPTETLASLSSALQAALPHLASAEAHLSAVSPNAVPEEYREKFSAASEALPRVNAAIQDTLQLTGTVSTLLGERELKRYAVLFQNNNELRPAGGFIGSLAFVDISGGQVVNIEVPGGGAYDFQGYLSEHVKAPKPLSLINARWELQDANWYPDWPTSAAKVVWFLEHAGYSTVDGVIAVQATTLEKLLAITGPVAFPEQGVTLTSENVISEIQTAVELEYDKEENKPKAYIGELLPRVLESVLASSGERALELLGLIRSEISQKNILLYFADQEANESFRARGWQPGIASASTDYLSVVHANIGGGKTDGVISESWSQEVVIDDEGRATTELTIIREHRGDLGDAFTGVNNVDYVRVYAPDGSELVSFTGTKAPASNLFETPQVYYQDDEELARIEGKVIIDEASGTRITREFGKTVFGNWLQVAPGAVVVAKIKYKLPFKIKPYDLLNPNTRTGYSLIMQKQAGARPIPYSMALRYPSNWSVSWSKAAGDGEVSVLGPGLTVFEGDLSSDTGFAVSFDD